The stretch of DNA TGAAGGACCAATGGAGTGGTCCCTAGTgatcattaaaatatttcaaATGTATTGTTTCAAATAAATCCTACATATGAGACTGTATTATAGCTATACCTATAATTACATACTGTTTCTGACAATGAGATTTCCCATACCTTGCAAGCATCCGTTGACCAGTTGGGGCTGCCCGCACAGAACATGTTGTCTGTAATCATGTTTCCGTAGTGTGTTTTACTCGAGCACACGTCCTGGGATATGAGGTCCACTTTCCCCTCTCTCAAGTACTGGGAATAGTACCATAAACCTACAAAAAAGAGTCACATTTACAATACAATTAGGACAGCAATCCATTTAGGCTATGTCCAATTACCAAATACAAGGGGACAAGCATGGGATGACAGAAGGCAATTCTAGTGTctgaaccatagactgtatatatagatatatatgtaTCTATGGTCTAAACTTAATGTCATTTGTAAAATATCTGTGATACACTGTGCTCAGCTGTACTTTAATTGACATTCAGATGATGGCTAGCCTATGTGATTACTTATGAAGCTGTCCAACTGGCATGTGGAATTTGGCCCTTGCCAGTAACCttaccctctttctctttcccgtACCCAGCGATTTCACAGGCATCTCCGGCAGGCAGAGCCTGACCGGCCACTGGCAGGCACACTGTCCTCACGGTGTCGGACTCCTTGGCGCACTGTCCTGTTGAGGACTGGATTTTCAGAAGGGCTATGGAGCACAAGACAGTGTTAGCAGAACATACACTAAAACtaatgtgttagaaacaacacaaattgtgttattttcaacacatactgtgtacacttttaaaactaatgtgttagaaaaaacacaaattgtgttgtcctatctggacatagagatgtgtttcaaaacaacacaagttgtgttattttcaacacatactgtaagatGAGAAAATGTGAGAAAATATTTAGAGTAATATATTGTTTACagaaccggacagtaacggagtacatttacttgagtacagtacttgagtacaattttgagggatctgtactttactcgagtatcatttttggggagtactcatgactttactcaagtacatttgagaggcaaatattgtactctttactccactacatttctatccataaccgtgagtacccgttactacttctaaaaaaaaaggaaaaaagaaaaatctcggaaatcttcaatttgttgtttccctctcaaacaccttcagctttctgccaaagtcaactccatggtcagatttagataagagacgaaaccatggacgaaacaatggatgaagacgcagcaggtccatcccgggaatgtgtcaacctgtggccccacctcgccagactatttcaattttctgaacaagttaatgatagttttcgcttcaagtgtttcaattacaatagtagtattttgtatttgaaatacgttttttaaatacatgtattagaaatactgcccatccctggcaacatggtaaaaagatgaaaatgacttgattttacctccaattcattttacattctccaaggtattaccaataacatttttcataactccatgtaggatgtttctgtacataaatgtaagcaccgtggcagtagtaatgcaatatttagaaaatgtaggctactgacttgtactcttgatactcaagtacttttaaaaacaagtacttcagtacttttacttaagtagacatctgactgttgtacttttacttgtacttgagtaaaatgtatttgtttatgtgactgtactctgtccgcctctgattGTTTACCAATTTTAAAGTTGTTATCTTAAATCTTAAATCCTGTGCAATGAGAGGGCTCTTTGCTCCCACTCAAAATCAGAAAGTATATGTATACACCTTTGCAAACACACTccttctctgtctatctctctctctctctctctttctctgtctatctctctctctttcgctcgctTTCTCAGAACAGGTAAGTGGTCACGTCTCAAATTGTCATGTGGTTAGAAGCCACAGACCACCCATGTATCAGCATTTGATGAAGCTGCCTAACCACACGAAACAACAATGAGACCAAGGGTCACAACCAGGACATCAGCCTGAATGAAGAGACCTTGAATGGTTCAGTCAAATGACTAACAAACAGTATGAGTTGGTAAAATAAAAGGGTGTGCCAACTATTTTTAGAAATATTCATGACTACAGTGGCAAGAAAGGGCATGTTTTTCTGGAGGACTGGGGGGAAGCCCAGATGACTTGCCATATGAGCTGCCATGAGTTACCAAATGAGTTGTCTGCTCTGCTatcttttttgttgctgtttctgCACTGTCTTGTTGATAATGTTGATCGATTTTGTTTCCATATTTTGAAATCCTGTAGGATTGTGCTGCACAAAACATACTAAGTTGCAACAGTAAATGTTGGACCTGACAGACACATTACACAGTTAAACTGTAGGCTAATTACTCGTGCTGAACTACTTAAGCACATAGGAAGTAAGTGCTAAAGTGCAGATTTATATGTCCTTAAATTTAAACAAAGACATGATGACGGTTACTTACACATGATGACACTTACCTATGTCATTATTGAAGCTTCCCTGACTGTTGTCAAATTCCTCGTGAACAATTACTTCAGTGACGTCAAAGTTTTGTTCACTCATCTCAACTGTCTCGTTGATAGCACTCTTCCCAAGGATCACAGATACTTGATTGGCTTTGGTCTTCTGACTGTGGAGAGATGAACAGTCAACAAACCAACCAACTAACTAATCAGGAAGTCAATCAATAAATCTGTTTACATCAAGCCATCAAGCAAAAAaatagtatactgtatgtatccaTAACTTCTAATCTTAAAAGCACCAGCTAAACAAATGCTACTATTTATCCTTCACCTAAAATATGTGGATATATATGATTGACAAGTACATAATATCTCTCTATTACTCATCTCCAGGAAGTAGTTTCATCCCCTCTAGTACTATTCTTACTTATTCTGTCCACTTCATACCAGAGAGCTTGGGGTATAGGTATTGACTACTGCTGATATGTGAGGAGAATCTATTCAAACAACAAAACATACCCCACGTTAGCAGAAGTGAGCATCATGCTTAACAAGGAAATGCTCCATTGAAGCAGATACATtgataaaatcctttcatttTTCTATCTGCATAAGTGTGCCAGGCCCTCACCCATCGGAGAAGCAGTGTGCTGCCGTGAGCACCCAGCAGGGGGCGATCAGGCTGCCCCCGCAGAGGAAGGACTTCCGGCGGGAGGAGCTCTTCCAGTAGATGGCCGCCATCCATGGCTGGGATTCCACAGGTGTCACGGATCCGCCCACGATCTTCATCAGCTTGTTTTGTCTGTCGCCACAGGTGTGCTCTGGAATGTAaaagacaaacacaccacacttcACTCACTAAGTCTGTGCATGGTAAGCCAGTAAGCCTCACTCACAACAAGGGATCAGCTGGGTTTTGTGAAAAGCAACTGACTGTGAAATGTATGGGAATATTACATACGTTTCAGGGAATGGGATTTGAAAAACACTATATTTATTGCTTCTTCAAAATACCTACAGTAACTTGGGCAATAAGCGTGACTGTTACTAAAGTTAAGCTGACAAATACTTTAGTCTAGGATTAATGTTGAAGTTGAATAACACTACtttgaaaatgtttaaaaaaagatCTCATAGCTTACCAGTGCCTGGTTGAGTGGGTTGAGGAACACTTGGTCTAGCTGTGTTGAAGAGATGAATATGTATTAGTTTGGAGCATGGATaagaacacacagacaaatgccgATTATGACTGATCTGCACAGGTGATCTGTTCCTCAAATTTCTAATAATTGAGTCCTTCATCTCACAATTTTAGTGCAAAGGTAAACAGACAAACTTACTATTATTATATTCTTCTATGTATTTGATGATGATGTACAAAAACACTGAGAAAGATGGTTGATTATTAAATCCATATAGCTTACCATTGTCTGGCTTGCTGGGATAAGGTTGAACTGTTGGTCCTACTGTGTATTGAGGAGATTTTCAGATTAGTGTCCAGGAAAGCACataagcacatttttttttatcctatCAATGATTTTTCACAATTCCTACATACCAGGCACTCTGACACAGGGTGGGATGTTGCAGTATTCTTTAATGGGACCAAACGCTGTTTTTACGTAACACCAAGGCTTACGGCTGTAGTCAGGATTCCTGCATTGACAACAAACATTTTAGTGTCAATATCTGCAAAGTCTTAGGTGGTTGAAACATTTCTGTATCTTCAATTTTTGGGCGTGTAATGTTGTGAAGATGAATAAATAATACAAATCTAAGCATGTCTATCAGTGAGACTGGAGAAATCAGTGCAATTTGGGGAATTTCTAAGACTTGCCATCATTTTAATCAGGTGAATAACATCAGGTGCATcatgaagaacaaaaaaaaactccaacTCAACTAACCTGCAGTAGTTCCGTTCTAAACTAGATGTCCAGATATTCTCATCACTGGTGTCTGAGTTCCACCTGAGACATCTCCGACCGCTCCGTGACCGTGACTCTGTGCCCTCATAATAAAGCCCAATACCAGTGTAGCAGTTGGCAGGGGCAACGGGGGAAGAGGTGACTGGAACGCAGAATGAgcagagaggggtggggtggggtggggggaggggtggaagTGTGAGTGTCTCGAATGACTCGCCAGAACATACAGACAAGGTGTGATAATAAGCATGGGCACATTATTGGGATTGCATTTCGGTGACTTAACAAGACTCACCTTTTTCACAGAACTCTCCCGAAATTCCGTCGGGACAGATGCACAACAAATGTGCCCCCTCATAGATTAAGGCACTACCACCATTTTGGCAAAGGGAAGAAAGCTCTAGAGGAGAATAAGACAAAACTATTTAAAATAGGCTGTACCTCCTGGTTCCAAAATCCTGTCAATATGCATATTGTAAAAGACCCTGTGAATGTATACACTTGTATATATGCATAAAGATcccaatcaaaacacacacacaaacacacaaacacacaaacacacacacacatacctgtactTGCATCGTCTGTAGTAAACACGTAAACATTCTGCCTTTTCTCTCTTAAGAGCCTCTGCAAAGAGAAGAACATcaatcattctctctcctgggcTCCTTGTTAGCTGTATTACATTTCTACTAGTTTAGCTGTATTACATGTCATGAGTCATAGACCAACATAATGGTTCTATGATTGTTCAGATTGAAGATAAAAGTTTCCCTTACCGCTGAGATTCGACTGACTAGCGTCAGAGCTGCGATCAGACTGAATAAGATCTGCATCCTCTCCTTTTTGTTCAAACTTGAGCTGTGGGGTTTGTTTAGACCTGCAGACGGAATGGGGAGATTTAAGCGGCATGAGACTCTGGCATCTGCTCTGAATAAGACAAGCAGCTTTGGATAGTGGAAGCATGCCAGTTGTTGCTACAACCGCCAGTGacttgtgcgtgtgtacgtgtgtgcgtgggtgtgcgtgcgtgcgagcgtgcgtgtgagtgcgtgtgcgtgtgcgtgtgcgtgtgcgtgtgcgtgtgcgtgtgtgtgtgtgtgtgtgtgtgtgtatgtgtgtgtgtttggaggatgGGGGCCTTGCAGGGGTTGCGTGTAAACACATATGCGGAAATGAAGACATACCAAGGACCATTCCTCATAAATTGAGCAGAAAGTCAGAAAGTTTAGTAGACATAGCCAGAACCACAGTGAACCAACAGTAATCTATAACTGTCAACCTAACACTAGTGTTTATATTTATCATCTATTGTCTACACTAGAACTTCAACACACAGGAGATAACCACCATCTATCGGCAAACTACAAATTACAAACTGGGCAAACTGTTAAAACGCaaacaacaataaaacaaaCTATGTACCAAACCAATAATTTGATGCTGAATTATTGCAATGCTTTAATCCTTCATCAAGTTCATCAAGAAGCTCTTGAATACCCAACTCGTCCAAGGATACCTCCTCTGTTAGCACTTCTAacaaccttacacacacacacacacacacacacacacacacacttaccatcaGAACCGGACAGTAatagagtacatttacttgagtgtacttgagtacaattttgagggatcagtactttactcgagtatcatttttggggagtactcatgactttacacattacatttgagaggcaaatattgtactctttactccactacatttctatccataaccgtgagtatccgttactacttctaaaaaaaaaaggaaaaaagaaaaatctcggaaatcctcaatttgttgtttccctctcaaacgtgattggattgtgccggcgccactgattggaacagcctatcagcaatcaccttcagctttccgccaaagtcaactccatggtcagatttagataagagacgaaaccatggacgaaacaatggatgaagatgcagcaggtccatcccgggaatgtgccaacctgtggccccacctcgccagactatttcaattttctgaacaagttaatgatagttttcagtTTTTCAGTttttacaaaatagtattttgtatttgaaatacgttttttaaatacatgtattagaaatactgcccatccctggcaacatggtaaaaagatgaaaatgacttgattttacctccaattcattttacattctccaaggtattaacattaaaatttttcataactccatgtaggacgtttctgtacataaatgtaagcactgtggcagtagtaatgcaatatttagaaaatgtaggctactcttgtactcttgatactcaagtacttttaaaaaca from Alosa sapidissima isolate fAloSap1 chromosome 24, fAloSap1.pri, whole genome shotgun sequence encodes:
- the plaub gene encoding plasminogen activator, urokinase b is translated as MQILFSLIAALTLVSRISARLLREKRQNVYVFTTDDASTELSSLCQNGGSALIYEGAHLLCICPDGISGEFCEKVTSSPVAPANCYTGIGLYYEGTESRSRSGRRCLRWNSDTSDENIWTSSLERNYCRNPDYSRKPWCYVKTAFGPIKEYCNIPPCVRVPVGPTVQPYPSKPDNARPSVPQPTQPGTEHTCGDRQNKLMKIVGGSVTPVESQPWMAAIYWKSSSRRKSFLCGGSLIAPCWVLTAAHCFSDGQKTKANQVSVILGKSAINETVEMSEQNFDVTEVIVHEEFDNSQGSFNNDIALLKIQSSTGQCAKESDTVRTVCLPVAGQALPAGDACEIAGYGKEKEGLWYYSQYLREGKVDLISQDVCSSKTHYGNMITDNMFCAGSPNWSTDACKGDSGGPLVCGVNGRMVLFGVISWGDGCAKAFRPGVYTRVSNYNSWIAKHTAQASPKADTTRLQE